One stretch of Eupeodes corollae chromosome 2, idEupCoro1.1, whole genome shotgun sequence DNA includes these proteins:
- the LOC129947159 gene encoding uncharacterized protein LOC129947159 isoform X1: MANEDRKAHLNAVKFLELAFAIACLVLHFYSFNDGDIITSFLATGTFCGYILIVLGIFAGILMRAPIHKRIDIFFSVIGCCLFVTSGVLLFEAWEYSFRTRTRDLAMVKASLAIVDGALFGFDAIFTLKDK; the protein is encoded by the exons ATGGCCAACGAAGACCGTAAAGCGCATTTGAATGCTGTCAAATTCCTAGAGCTGGCGTTTGCGATCGCTTGTctagttttgcatttttatagttttaacgATGGTGACATAATAACGTCCTTCCTCGCTACCGGTACGTTTTGTGGATATATTTTAATAGTCCTTGGAATATTCGCGG gaatCCTTATGCGTGCTCCAATTCACAAACGGATTGATATCTTCTTCAGTGTCATCGGTTGCTGTTTATTTGTGACATCGGGAGTCTTGCTTTTCGAAGCCTGGGAATATTCATTTCGAACAAGGACTCGAGATCTGGCCATGGTGAAGGCTTCATTGGCCATTGTCGATGGAGCTCTTTTTGGATTCGATGCAATTTTTACATTGAAGGATAAATAA
- the LOC129947159 gene encoding uncharacterized protein LOC129947159 isoform X2: MANEDRKAHLNAVKFLELAFAIACLVLHFYSFNDGDIITSFLATGILMRAPIHKRIDIFFSVIGCCLFVTSGVLLFEAWEYSFRTRTRDLAMVKASLAIVDGALFGFDAIFTLKDK; this comes from the exons ATGGCCAACGAAGACCGTAAAGCGCATTTGAATGCTGTCAAATTCCTAGAGCTGGCGTTTGCGATCGCTTGTctagttttgcatttttatagttttaacgATGGTGACATAATAACGTCCTTCCTCGCTACCG gaatCCTTATGCGTGCTCCAATTCACAAACGGATTGATATCTTCTTCAGTGTCATCGGTTGCTGTTTATTTGTGACATCGGGAGTCTTGCTTTTCGAAGCCTGGGAATATTCATTTCGAACAAGGACTCGAGATCTGGCCATGGTGAAGGCTTCATTGGCCATTGTCGATGGAGCTCTTTTTGGATTCGATGCAATTTTTACATTGAAGGATAAATAA
- the LOC129947158 gene encoding zinc finger protein ZPR1, with protein sequence MDTATTATTSASPATEEVESQELFREINPDDPNPETTEIESACMQCFETGTTKLLLTKIPFYKEVVIMSFKCPHCFFENNEVQSAMEIQKQGVHITLTVRGVEDLNRKIVRSDYTSTHIPGIDLEIPAKTQKGEITTVEGIFDRTIRGLSQDQAKRHIENPDIAKSIDEYIERLKVFKDTFPYKIILEDISGNAFVENPIAPADDPYCKSKHFDRTNEQNELLGMYEAPKEDQHLLQPIAEGSWPIEELHGEVFQFNTICNSCKAPCETNMKLTNIPHFKEVVIMATVCDNCGCKTNEVKSGGGIEEQGIRIELKIDNNEDLSRDVLKSETCQLEIPEIECQVGASALGGRFTTVEGIFAAMKTQLEGNGILFHDSADPETKNRLDVFIEKFDDIVSLRLPATLILDDPAGNSYVQSLVDEGTDPKMTVTRYDRTFDQNEDLGLNDIKTENY encoded by the coding sequence ATGGACACGGCTACAACTGCAACAACTTCAGCTTCACCAGCAACTGAGGAAGTCGAAAGTCAAGAATTATTCCGCGAAATCAATCCAGATGATCCCAATCCCGAAACAACGGAAATCGAATCAGCTTGCATGCAATGCTTCGAGACTGGCACCACCAAGCTGCTCCTGACCAAAATTCCATTCTACAAAGAAGTCGTCATTATGTCGTTCAAATGTCCCCACTGCTTCTTTGAGAACAACGAAGTCCAATCGGCCATGGAAATCCAGAAACAAGGTGTTCATATCACTCTCACGGTACGTGGAGTCGAAGATCTGAACCGAAAAATAGTTCGTTCAGATTACACGTCAACACATATTCCCGGAATCGATCTGGAAATTCCCGCAAAGACACAAAAAGGCGAGATAACCACCGTGGAGGGAATCTTCGATCGCACAATACGAGGGTTGAGTCAGGACCAAGCGAAGCGTCACATAGAGAATCCCGACATTGCCAAGTCGATAGACGAGTATATCGAGCGTTTGAAGGTGTTCAAGGATACATTCCCGTACAAAATCATTCTCGAGGACATATCCGGCAATGCATTCGTGGAGAATCCCATCGCTCCAGCCGATGATCCCTACTGCAAGTCAAAGCACTTCGACAGAACTAACGAACAAAACGAACTTTTGGGAATGTACGAAGCACCCAAGGAGGACCAACATCTGCTTCAACCAATTGCTGAGGGCTCATGGCCCATCGAAGAACTGCACGGAGAAGTCTTCCAATTCAACACGATATGCAACTCTTGCAAGGCTCCCTGCGAGACGAACATGAAACTCACCAATATACCGCATTTCAAGGAAGTCGTCATAATGGCCACGGTTTGCGACAACTGCGGCTGCAAGACGAACGAGGTCAAGTCCGGTGGTGGTATTGAAGAACAAGGAATCCGGATAGAGCTGAAGATCGACAACAACGAAGATCTCTCTCGCGATGTCCTCAAGTCCGAAACATGTCAACTTGAAATTCCCGAAATCGAATGCCAAGTTGGAGCATCCGCCCTCGGCGGACGATTCACAACCGTCGAGGGTATTTTCGCCGCCATGAAAACCCAATTAGAGGGCAATGGCATTCTTTTCCACGATTCGGCCGATCCGGAAACAAAGAACCGCCTCGACGTATTCATTGAGAAGTTCGATGATATTGTTTCGCTGAGATTGCCTGCGACATTGATCCTAGACGATCCGGCTGGCAATAGCTATGTCCAGAGTTTGGTAGATGAGGGAACTGATCCTAAGATGACAGTGACTCGTTATGATAGAACCTTTGATCAGAACGAAGATTTGGGATTGAACGATATTAAAACGGAGAATTATTGA